The proteins below are encoded in one region of Actinomycetota bacterium:
- a CDS encoding DMT family transporter, with protein sequence MNENKSNFTNFSKLKFVITITILVVVWAFAFLFIKIGLEELSFVNLTIMRFLIACLVLILILFFQKKRFSKLHKKDIVPIFLLGFFGVIVYHLGLNYGEQFISPAAASLIIATVPVEIIILSTIFLKEKIGLKKLIGVIIALCGVVVISIWGKAGASIHIEYISAVLAVLIAAIMSALYTIAGKKLLTRYSALSLTTYAMFLGSLGLTPFIRGSLLDQILKMSMTGWFAVIFLGVFSTVVGYGLWYIVLKIKSASEISIYLYAIPVLSTIISYFMFKEKITLMFILGGFLVIAGLIIVNIRAKINFK encoded by the coding sequence ATGAATGAAAACAAATCAAATTTTACCAATTTTTCAAAATTGAAATTTGTGATAACAATTACAATTTTAGTAGTAGTTTGGGCTTTTGCTTTTCTATTTATAAAAATTGGTTTAGAAGAACTTTCATTTGTTAATCTTACAATAATGAGATTTCTTATTGCATGCCTTGTTTTGATTTTAATTCTTTTTTTTCAAAAAAAAAGATTTTCAAAACTACATAAAAAAGATATAGTTCCAATATTTCTTTTAGGGTTCTTTGGAGTAATAGTCTATCATCTTGGACTAAACTATGGAGAACAATTCATTTCACCCGCTGCAGCAAGTTTAATAATCGCAACAGTTCCAGTTGAGATTATAATATTATCAACAATATTTCTTAAAGAAAAAATAGGGCTTAAAAAATTGATAGGGGTTATTATTGCATTATGCGGTGTAGTTGTAATTTCAATTTGGGGAAAAGCAGGTGCTTCTATTCATATTGAATATATTTCTGCAGTTCTAGCAGTATTAATTGCAGCAATAATGTCAGCATTATACACAATAGCGGGTAAAAAACTTCTAACTCGATATTCTGCATTATCATTGACAACTTACGCAATGTTTTTAGGAAGCCTTGGATTAACCCCATTTATTAGAGGTTCACTTTTGGATCAAATTTTAAAAATGTCGATGACTGGATGGTTCGCAGTTATATTCCTTGGCGTTTTCTCAACTGTTGTAGGATATGGATTATGGTATATTGTTTTGAAAATAAAAAGTGCAAGTGAAATTAGCATTTATCTTTATGCAATCCCAGTTTTATCAACAATTATCAGTTATTTCATGTTTAAAGAAAAAATTACCTTGATGTTTATTTTAGGTGGTTTTCTCGTTATAGCAGGATTGATTATAGTAAATATAAGAGCAAAAATTAATTTTAAATAA
- a CDS encoding phosphoribosyltransferase: MIFKDRTEAGKILAKKLFQTLNILREEKAIKPKEVFTKRKKKVVKHILEEKVKEETEEELENRLGKEEEAEKIRKSIIVLAIPNGGVAVGYEVSRKLNTDFDVIVCRKVQIPWNPEAGYGAVAPDGSYFLNEKLILALRLTDEIIQQNIQKTIKQIKKRIEKYRGKKQFPKLKDKIVILVDDGLASGFTMLASIEFVKKKKPKKIIVAVPTASGSAHQLVRPEIDKLIALDVRYAYPFAVADAYENWYDVSDEEVLKYLRDIN; this comes from the coding sequence ATGATTTTTAAAGATAGAACAGAAGCAGGAAAGATTTTAGCCAAGAAACTCTTTCAAACTTTAAATATTCTTAGGGAAGAGAAAGCAATTAAACCTAAAGAAGTATTTACAAAAAGGAAGAAAAAAGTAGTAAAACACATTTTAGAAGAAAAGGTAAAAGAAGAAACTGAAGAGGAATTAGAAAATAGGTTAGGGAAAGAAGAAGAAGCAGAGAAGATTAGAAAAAGCATAATTGTGTTAGCAATACCTAATGGTGGAGTAGCTGTTGGATATGAAGTTTCAAGAAAATTAAATACTGATTTTGATGTAATAGTCTGTAGAAAAGTTCAGATTCCATGGAACCCAGAAGCAGGATATGGGGCAGTTGCACCAGATGGGAGCTACTTTTTAAATGAAAAGCTGATTTTAGCATTAAGACTTACTGATGAAATTATTCAACAAAATATCCAAAAAACAATAAAGCAGATTAAGAAACGTATAGAGAAATATAGAGGTAAAAAACAATTTCCTAAACTAAAAGATAAAATTGTGATTTTAGTTGATGATGGTCTTGCAAGTGGATTTACAATGTTGGCATCAATTGAATTCGTTAAAAAAAAGAAACCTAAGAAAATTATAGTCGCAGTTCCAACAGCATCAGGAAGTGCTCATCAATTAGTAAGACCTGAGATAGATAAACTTATAGCTCTGGATGTAAGGTATGCATATCCATTCGCTGTGGCTGATGCTTATGAAAACTGGTATGATGTTTCAGATGAAGAAGTTTTAAAATATTTAAGAGATATTAATTAA